The proteins below come from a single Pleuronectes platessa chromosome 3, fPlePla1.1, whole genome shotgun sequence genomic window:
- the LOC128431293 gene encoding eukaryotic translation initiation factor 4 gamma 1, whose protein sequence is MIPTHVGFLGAASYESVSCVTANFQAFVTDLSHEDLDVEENLQEMVELIFKRAVKKPDSAAVFAELCQHLSEVEFQSLSDWSASVSFRSLLVKHCQAEFMKNLDKEGIHQESWSCLKPVQDVRVTDRLREEQQNTKPSGRFLNMLRFIGELFLSKVLAEKSMHCCIRRLLQKGDGPSLEGLCQLLQMIQQDLEVVTEKELMDTYS, encoded by the exons atgatcccaacacACGTGGGctttctcggcgctgcctcctacgagtccgtcagctgcgtcACTGCAAACTTTCAAGCCTtcgtgacggatctgagtcacgaggacttGGACGTTGAGGAGAACCTGCAGGAAATGGTGGAGCtcattttcaagagggccgtgaagaaaccagactctgctgcagtcttcgcggagctgtgtcaacacctctcagaa gtggagttcCAATCCTTGTctgactggtcagccagcgtctccttcaggtctctgctggttaaacactgccaggcagagttcatgaAGAACTTGGACAAGGAGGGCATTCATCAAGAGAGTTGGTCCTGCCTGAAGCCAGTCCAGGACGTGAGGGTcaccgaccggctgagggaagagcaacagaaCACCAAACCTTCCGGTCGCTTCCTCAATATGCtgaggtttattggggagctgttcctctccaaggtgctggcagagaaatccatgcactgctgcatcaggaggctgttgcagaaaggagacgggccgtctcttgagggcctctgtcagctcctccagatgatccagcaggacctggaggtggtgacgGAAAAGGAATTGATGGACACCTACTCATAA
- the si:ch211-243a20.3 gene encoding uncharacterized protein si:ch211-243a20.3 yields the protein MVTGASSADWENELDYGSWNYREGADSVNVASVRSVTRVLDAWGKRIFNEIKTMLHSQPSALLPDYSRVRPLSESVNDLFREVSLLHRRITELSHRLATLEPFLRHHGYREAGVEGGGRALAPAPEGLRGGVASLGRGTPRTTMRGSPPRGSRVVRRRRVRVLQSGEVKLIQSDR from the exons ATGGTAACTGGGGCCAGCTCGGCCGACTGGGAGAATGAACTGGATTATGGGAGCTGGAACTACAGAGAGGGAG CTGACAGTGTGAATGTGGCCTCAGTGCGCAGTGTGACCCGCGTGTTGGACGCCTGGGGAAAACGCATCTTCAACGAGATCAAGACTATGCTGCACTCACAGCCCAGTGCACTGTTACCAGACTACTCCAG GGTGCGCCCTCTGTCCGAGTCCGTGAACGACCTGTTCAGAGAAGTCTCCCTGCTGCACCGGCGCATCACCGAGCTCTCCCATCGCCTAGCAACACTGGAGCCCTTCCTCCGTCACCACGGCTACCGGGAggcgggggtggaggggggcggTCGGGCCCTGGCACCGGCCCCCGAGGGCCTGAGAGGGGGGGTGGCGAGCCTGGGCCGCGGCACCCCGAGGACCACGATGAGGGGAAGCCCCCCGAGGGGGAGCCGggtggtgaggaggagacgggTGAGGGTCCTGCAGAGCGGAGAAGTGAAGCTGATCCAGAGcgacagatag